The sequence TCGACGAAGGGCCCGTCGGTCACCAGGTATTCGCCCTTGCCCTGGTGTCGCACGCAACGCGCCGTTTTGACCGACTGCAGGGCCTGCGAGGTGACGTAGTGGCCGCTGGCGGCGAGGCCCCGGTCGTGGGCGAGGGAATCGATGTCGAGCTTCTTGAGTTCCTCCGGCGTGAGCTTGAAGAGCTCGGCCTCGGAGAGGTAGACCATGCACATGAACTTCATGTCTTGCTCCTTGAGTTGGGAAGGGAAGGCAAAGACTGGTCGAACGGCAGGACTGGAAATCGACAGGGGGAAGGAAAACCGCGTGCGCGTCCGCGGACATCAGCCTTCAGATTGGCAGATCCGGGAGCGAACGGGCAGGCGGATCCTTGCGCAGATCGCCGGGTGGATTTGGCAACGAGGTACGGCGCGCTCCGGAGATTCCTGCCGCACGCGAAGCGACAAAGCCCCGCACGGCGGCGGCCGAAGGGTTGCGTGGGGGTCAGTAGCGGCCGGTGCCGCGAAAACGACTTACTCGCCCGTCGCCGCTTGCGGATGCAACTGCACCGTGCGGCGGCGTTCCGGCTTCGCGGCGCGGGCGCGCAGCTGGCCGCAACCGCCCTCCACGTCCTGCCCCGCGGAATTGCGCAGCTTGGTCAGCACGCCGCGGCGCGTCAGGTCCCGCGCGATGTCGGCGCAGCGTTCCCAGGCCGGGCGTTGGTAAGGGAGCTCGTCGATCGTGTTGTACGGAATCATGTTCATGATCGCGTACTTGCCCGCGAGCAGGCGGACGATGCCGTCCAGCTCCTCGGGCGTGTCGTTGATGCCTTCGAGCAGGGTCCACTGGTACTGGATCGGGTAGCCGGTGGCACGCGCGTAGCGCTCGCCCTCCTCCACCAGTTCATCCGGCGTCATCAAGGGCGCACGCGGCAACAACTCGCGGCGCAGATCGGCGCGCGTGGTGTGCAAGGACAGCGCCAGCGCCGGCTTCACCGGTCCTTGCGGCAAACGCTCGAAGACACGCGGATCGCCCACCGTCGAGAACACCAGGTTCTTGTGGCCGATGCCGCCCTCGGTGCCGAGCAGCTCGATCGCCTCGACCACGTTGTCGAGGTTGTGGGCCGGCTCGCCCATGCCCATGAAGACCACCTTCTTCACCGGCCGCTTCGTGCGCGCCAACACCACCTGGGCCACGATCTCCGCGCTGCCCACCTGCCGCACGAGGCCCTCGCGCCCGGTCATGCAGAACACGCAGCCCACCGCGCAGCCCACCTGGGACGACACGCACACCCCATCACGCGGCAGCAGCACGCTCTCCACCATCTGCCCGTCCGGCAACTCGACCAGCAGCCGCGCCGAACCGTCTTCGCCCGGATGCTCCGACTTCAGCCGCGCCAAGCCTTGCAGCGTTTCCTGCAAGGCCAGCATGTCCTCACGCACGGCGAGCGGCAGGAAATCCTCCGCACGACTGCCGCGCTTATCCAGCGAGACCTGCTGGGTCCACGCACGCAGCACGCGCTGCTCATGAACGGGTTTGGCACCCAGCGCACGCAGGCGCTGGCGGAGGGTTTCGATACGCATGGGGAATGACTTGGCGCGCTTGAGCGGCGCCAGAATACGAAGGGTTGCGGCCGGCATTGTTGCATGCGGCGGCCGGCCGACGCCCCAGAACACAGGCGTCGAGGGCTGGAGACTCGGAGCCCCCGGGAAGCCGAGCCTTTGGTTCAGCCACGAAGCCGCCGTTCGAGAGGCAACTCCACTCAGAAACGCGCCGACGACCCACGCGTGCTCGTCGGCCGAAGCTGCCGGTTAACAGGAAAACATCTGGGGTCGATCCGACCCGAAGCAGTCCTTCGCGCGATTGATCGCATAACGCTTAGTCAA is a genomic window of Niveibacterium sp. SC-1 containing:
- a CDS encoding RNA methyltransferase; its protein translation is MRIETLRQRLRALGAKPVHEQRVLRAWTQQVSLDKRGSRAEDFLPLAVREDMLALQETLQGLARLKSEHPGEDGSARLLVELPDGQMVESVLLPRDGVCVSSQVGCAVGCVFCMTGREGLVRQVGSAEIVAQVVLARTKRPVKKVVFMGMGEPAHNLDNVVEAIELLGTEGGIGHKNLVFSTVGDPRVFERLPQGPVKPALALSLHTTRADLRRELLPRAPLMTPDELVEEGERYARATGYPIQYQWTLLEGINDTPEELDGIVRLLAGKYAIMNMIPYNTIDELPYQRPAWERCADIARDLTRRGVLTKLRNSAGQDVEGGCGQLRARAAKPERRRTVQLHPQAATGE
- a CDS encoding YciI family protein, whose protein sequence is MKFMCMVYLSEAELFKLTPEELKKLDIDSLAHDRGLAASGHYVTSQALQSVKTARCVRHQGKGEYLVTDGPFVETKEQFGGFILVEAKDQDEALALCMKIPVARFGGVEVRPIYEMQG